The following are encoded together in the Roseovarius sp. EL26 genome:
- a CDS encoding LysR family transcriptional regulator produces MLPPNLSKADLHLLHVFTSVVDARGFSAAQIELNVSPSTISRQISDLEIRLGMKLCQRGRSGFRVTEKGDLVYRAVQRLFASIREFTETVDGSRGKLVGNLSLAVIDNWVFNNHSQFSSALKRFVEQAPDVTLDLYSQAPDDIELAVQDGRVSLGIGVFHKHKAGLIYETIGFEKMGLYCAEGHALFTKHSVSKQEELLKSSRYAKRAYLRERDVAPISRELLSTARAHQIEGIAHLILTGKYIGYLPEQFANVWVREGKMCSIGAGQFDQPSPIKLVRKRGADLNLAARTFEKLLMNQ; encoded by the coding sequence ATGTTGCCGCCAAATCTCTCCAAAGCTGACCTACATCTGCTGCATGTCTTCACTAGCGTAGTTGACGCCCGCGGATTTTCTGCAGCCCAGATTGAGTTGAACGTTTCTCCTTCCACAATTTCGCGGCAAATTTCTGATCTTGAGATCCGTTTGGGCATGAAACTTTGTCAGCGAGGGAGATCAGGTTTCAGAGTGACTGAAAAGGGCGATCTGGTTTACCGCGCTGTACAACGTCTGTTTGCCTCAATCCGTGAGTTTACCGAGACGGTCGATGGCTCGCGTGGCAAGCTGGTTGGGAATCTATCCCTAGCGGTGATCGATAATTGGGTTTTTAACAATCACTCACAGTTTTCATCGGCCTTAAAACGCTTTGTCGAACAGGCCCCGGATGTCACTTTGGATCTATATTCGCAGGCTCCGGATGATATCGAACTGGCGGTGCAGGATGGTCGCGTCTCTTTGGGTATTGGGGTGTTTCACAAGCACAAAGCCGGGCTGATTTACGAAACTATCGGGTTTGAGAAGATGGGCCTCTATTGTGCGGAAGGCCATGCATTGTTCACCAAACACAGCGTTAGCAAACAAGAAGAGCTTCTAAAATCCTCACGCTATGCGAAACGCGCTTATCTACGTGAACGTGATGTTGCTCCGATTTCACGTGAGTTGCTTAGCACAGCTCGCGCCCATCAAATTGAAGGAATTGCCCATCTCATTTTAACGGGTAAATATATTGGCTATCTGCCTGAACAATTCGCCAATGTGTGGGTGCGCGAAGGCAAAATGTGTTCGATTGGCGCAGGCCAGTTTGATCAACCATCGCCAATCAAGCTGGTCAGAAAGCGCGGCGCAGATCTCAATCTTGCCGCTCGTACATTCGAGAAGCTGTTGATGAACCAATGA
- a CDS encoding HlyD family type I secretion periplasmic adaptor subunit: MSNPNQDNANRWSARKPLTIGLLTLLILIGGFGAWAVMANISGAIIASGRIEVDQNRQVVQHPDGGVVADILVDEGDVVKLGDILVRLDPNELNSELSITESQLFELIARRGRLEAERDGNETISFDGLLTTIAEENSDAADLISGQKRLLAARAVSIKTEIDQLEKRRGQIGNQIDGLTAQQTALGRQLELITKELADQQQLLDRGLAQATRVLALQREEAGLQGQMGDLEAQKAQAEGRITEIGIEILKLGTARREEAISQLRDLQYRELELHEQRRALIERLSRLDIKAPVSGIVYGLQVFARRSVIRPADPVLYLVPQDRPLVINAQVETIHIDKLNIDQDVILRFSALDQRETPELVGKVVTISADAFEDENTQQSYYRTEIILNEGEIKRLPDGAVLIPGMPVEAFIKTADRSPMAYLVKPLTDYFTKAFRE, translated from the coding sequence ATGAGCAACCCCAATCAAGACAACGCCAACCGCTGGTCTGCACGCAAGCCGCTAACCATTGGTTTGCTTACCCTTCTCATATTGATTGGTGGCTTTGGTGCCTGGGCTGTAATGGCCAACATTTCAGGCGCAATCATTGCCAGCGGTCGGATCGAAGTGGATCAGAACCGTCAAGTGGTACAACACCCCGATGGTGGCGTTGTCGCTGATATTCTGGTGGACGAAGGCGATGTGGTTAAGCTCGGAGATATCCTAGTGCGGCTTGATCCAAATGAGCTGAATTCCGAGCTGTCCATAACTGAAAGCCAACTGTTTGAACTGATCGCCCGACGTGGGCGGCTCGAAGCGGAACGTGACGGAAATGAAACGATCAGCTTTGATGGGTTGTTGACTACAATCGCCGAGGAAAACTCCGACGCTGCTGACTTGATTTCAGGGCAAAAACGGCTTCTGGCCGCACGGGCGGTTTCTATCAAAACTGAAATTGACCAGTTGGAAAAGCGTAGGGGACAGATTGGTAATCAGATCGACGGACTTACGGCGCAACAAACCGCCCTTGGTCGCCAGCTGGAGCTGATCACCAAAGAACTGGCAGACCAGCAACAATTGTTGGATCGCGGCCTGGCGCAGGCAACACGAGTTCTGGCCTTGCAACGCGAAGAAGCTGGTCTTCAGGGCCAGATGGGTGATCTTGAAGCACAAAAAGCACAGGCCGAAGGCCGGATCACCGAGATCGGAATTGAGATTCTGAAACTGGGCACCGCCCGGCGGGAAGAGGCGATTTCCCAACTACGCGACCTGCAATATCGCGAGCTGGAGCTACATGAACAACGCCGCGCACTGATCGAACGGCTCTCGCGGCTAGATATCAAGGCCCCAGTGTCCGGCATTGTCTACGGCTTGCAGGTGTTTGCCCGGCGTTCAGTCATTCGGCCAGCCGACCCGGTTCTATACCTTGTGCCTCAAGACCGACCCTTGGTTATCAATGCACAGGTGGAAACCATTCACATTGATAAACTGAACATCGATCAGGACGTCATTTTGCGCTTTTCCGCACTCGATCAACGCGAAACCCCTGAACTGGTGGGCAAGGTGGTCACTATCTCTGCCGATGCCTTTGAAGACGAAAACACTCAGCAAAGCTATTACCGGACTGAAATTATCCTCAATGAGGGCGAGATCAAACGCCTGCCTGACGGCGCGGTACTGATCCCGGGTATGCCGGTCGAAGCCTTTATCAAAACCGCCGACCGCAGTCCCATGGCTTATCTGGTAAAACCTCTGACCGATTACTTCACCAAGGCATTCAGGGAATAA
- a CDS encoding type I secretion system permease/ATPase, whose amino-acid sequence MAGPEARMIQTGKAELRKARGNSRGLFWFVGIFSFFANLLMLTGPLYMLQVYDRVLGSRSVETLVALSVLVVFLYGMMGLLDYARGRILGRIGARFQSDLDPRVFDAALRKAARPGNSNAAAGSADLVSISRLYSSPVFGSLFDLPWVPIFLLGIWIFHPWLGILALLGGVVLIAITIVNQAVTRLPTQAASQAASQAQAISDQLRNEAEMVQALGMRGAAFARWHKVRDNALGEQMRSADLGGTFTTTTKTFRLFLQSAMLGLGALMVLRGELTPGAMIAGSILMGRALAPIEQLVGQWAMVQAAMRGWANLAELLGSVPPETARTALPVPKAKLEVKNLTLAPPGENKAVLKSLNFAINPGQAIGVIGPSGAGKSTLARALTGVWTPAGGDIRLDGATLDQYPPDMLGQHIGYLPQKVQLFDGTIAENIARLAPEPDAEKVVEAARKADAHEMILKLPQGYDTRVTATGGRLSGGQTQRIGLARAIYGDPVFLVLDEPNSNLDNEGSEAVNRAIRGFKSKDKSLLIIAHRPAAITECDLLLMLDGGMVRAFGPRDEVLQQVVKNRNEIAKTASQGGVQ is encoded by the coding sequence ATGGCAGGCCCAGAAGCCAGAATGATACAGACCGGCAAAGCCGAGCTACGCAAAGCACGCGGAAATAGCCGTGGTTTGTTTTGGTTTGTCGGGATCTTCAGCTTTTTTGCCAATCTTCTGATGCTGACCGGGCCGCTTTACATGTTGCAGGTGTACGACCGGGTGCTTGGCAGCCGTTCAGTGGAAACTCTGGTCGCTCTGTCTGTGCTGGTTGTGTTTCTCTATGGGATGATGGGCCTGCTGGATTATGCCCGTGGCCGCATTTTGGGACGGATCGGCGCGCGATTTCAGTCAGATCTGGATCCACGTGTTTTTGATGCAGCCCTGCGTAAAGCAGCACGTCCTGGCAACAGCAATGCCGCCGCCGGCTCAGCAGATCTGGTTTCAATATCGCGGCTGTATTCATCACCAGTCTTTGGATCATTATTTGACTTGCCTTGGGTGCCGATTTTTTTACTAGGTATCTGGATTTTTCATCCGTGGCTGGGCATCCTTGCACTGCTTGGTGGCGTTGTTTTGATTGCGATTACAATCGTCAATCAGGCCGTCACGCGCCTACCCACCCAAGCCGCAAGCCAAGCCGCGTCGCAAGCGCAAGCGATTTCGGATCAACTACGTAATGAGGCCGAGATGGTGCAGGCCTTAGGCATGCGCGGTGCTGCCTTTGCCCGCTGGCACAAAGTGCGCGACAATGCCTTGGGCGAGCAGATGCGATCCGCCGATCTGGGCGGAACATTCACCACCACGACCAAAACATTCCGTCTGTTTTTGCAATCCGCCATGCTGGGCCTTGGCGCCCTTATGGTGTTGCGCGGGGAATTGACTCCCGGCGCAATGATTGCCGGATCAATTCTGATGGGTCGCGCTTTGGCCCCCATTGAACAACTTGTTGGACAATGGGCTATGGTGCAGGCTGCAATGCGTGGTTGGGCTAATCTGGCAGAACTATTAGGCTCTGTTCCACCCGAAACCGCACGTACTGCGTTGCCCGTTCCGAAGGCAAAGCTAGAGGTCAAAAACCTGACTTTGGCCCCTCCAGGCGAAAATAAGGCCGTGCTAAAATCTCTCAACTTCGCAATCAACCCCGGCCAAGCCATTGGCGTGATTGGCCCATCTGGGGCCGGTAAATCCACGTTGGCCCGCGCATTGACTGGGGTCTGGACGCCTGCGGGTGGGGATATCCGGTTGGATGGGGCCACGCTAGATCAATATCCACCAGATATGCTGGGCCAACACATCGGATATCTGCCACAAAAGGTGCAACTGTTTGACGGCACCATTGCCGAGAATATCGCCCGTCTTGCGCCCGAACCCGACGCTGAGAAAGTGGTTGAGGCGGCCCGCAAGGCTGATGCGCACGAAATGATTTTAAAATTACCACAAGGTTATGACACCCGCGTCACCGCCACCGGTGGACGTCTGTCAGGTGGGCAAACTCAAAGGATTGGATTGGCTCGTGCCATATATGGTGATCCGGTCTTTCTGGTCCTGGATGAGCCAAACTCCAACCTCGACAACGAGGGTAGCGAGGCCGTCAACCGTGCTATTCGTGGATTTAAGTCCAAGGATAAATCACTGTTGATCATCGCCCATCGCCCGGCTGCAATAACCGAATGTGACCTATTGTTGATGCTGGATGGCGGCATGGTCCGCGCCTTTGGCCCCCGCGATGAAGTTCTGCAACAGGTGGTTAAAAACCGCAATGAGATTGCTAAAACCGCGTCGCAAGGAGGTGTGCAATGA
- a CDS encoding amidohydrolase encodes MTELITSQVDQMVALRQTLHRAPEISGQECETAQRIATMLHSAGADRVITSLGGHGVAGEFRGQADGPTVLIRCELDALPIAEISDLPYRSLVPGTAHLCGHDGHMSIVMAVALALSQKRPSNGRVVLLFQPAEETGAGASAVISDPKYAEIRPNYAFALHNVPGWPLGLTRLADGVANCASRGMRIAFTGKTSHAAAPEDGISPAPAMAKLMAELAQLGTGGTLNEEFALSTLTHVRLGEATFGISPGEGELLVTLRSVTNAKMDALMNAAKTCVANAAGNLTSSISWHDVFPASVNANEAVALVKAGATRNGIQAELMSHPMQWSEDFGHFGRDETKAAMIFLGSGIDQPQLHNPDFDFPDALIPQGANLFLGIIRHILG; translated from the coding sequence ATGACCGAACTCATTACTTCCCAAGTTGATCAGATGGTTGCCTTACGTCAAACTCTGCACCGCGCACCGGAAATTTCTGGTCAGGAATGTGAAACGGCCCAACGGATTGCAACCATGCTGCACTCCGCCGGTGCTGACCGCGTCATTACCAGCCTTGGAGGGCATGGTGTTGCGGGTGAATTTCGTGGTCAGGCCGATGGCCCGACCGTATTAATCAGATGCGAACTGGATGCCCTACCGATCGCAGAAATATCTGACCTGCCGTATCGTTCACTGGTCCCCGGCACCGCACATCTGTGTGGGCATGATGGACATATGAGCATTGTGATGGCGGTGGCGCTTGCCCTTAGTCAGAAACGTCCAAGCAATGGACGAGTAGTCCTATTGTTCCAACCCGCTGAGGAAACCGGCGCAGGTGCATCAGCTGTAATATCAGACCCTAAATATGCTGAAATTCGCCCGAACTATGCATTCGCCCTGCACAATGTCCCAGGCTGGCCGCTTGGCCTGACGAGGTTGGCTGATGGCGTTGCAAACTGCGCATCTCGCGGCATGCGCATTGCGTTCACCGGAAAAACCTCGCATGCCGCCGCACCTGAAGACGGAATTTCCCCCGCACCCGCTATGGCCAAACTGATGGCAGAACTGGCCCAGCTGGGCACCGGTGGTACCCTGAACGAAGAATTCGCCCTTTCAACGCTAACCCACGTGCGTTTAGGCGAGGCCACCTTTGGCATTTCCCCCGGTGAGGGCGAACTGCTGGTCACATTGCGCAGTGTCACTAACGCAAAAATGGACGCGCTGATGAACGCCGCCAAAACCTGCGTTGCGAACGCTGCGGGCAATCTGACCAGCAGTATCAGCTGGCACGATGTCTTTCCGGCCTCGGTCAATGCAAACGAAGCCGTTGCACTTGTGAAAGCAGGGGCAACGCGAAACGGAATCCAGGCCGAACTGATGTCTCATCCGATGCAATGGTCAGAGGATTTTGGCCATTTTGGTCGCGACGAAACCAAAGCCGCGATGATTTTTCTTGGTTCAGGTATCGATCAACCACAGCTTCATAACCCCGATTTTGATTTCCCTGATGCATTGATTCCTCAAGGAGCCAATCTGTTCTTAGGAATTATACGTCATATCCTAGGTTAG
- a CDS encoding DUF2853 family protein: MGRRDDLIATYADDLRNKCGMEPDMALLEKVTIGCGPAIYDNDASTVAATQQSEIDTVKNNFLIKKLALDDGAHLDDAIAHVLDTYGRSERNKYRAVVYYMLVKHFGKEAQYS, from the coding sequence ATGGGACGTCGTGATGATTTGATTGCAACATATGCAGATGATTTGCGTAACAAATGCGGGATGGAGCCGGATATGGCTTTGTTGGAAAAGGTGACCATCGGTTGCGGCCCGGCAATTTATGACAATGATGCATCCACAGTGGCGGCGACACAGCAAAGTGAGATCGATACCGTCAAGAACAACTTTTTGATCAAGAAATTGGCTCTGGATGATGGTGCGCATCTGGATGATGCCATTGCCCATGTCTTGGATACCTATGGTCGTTCGGAGCGGAATAAATATCGGGCCGTTGTGTACTACATGTTGGTAAAGCACTTCGGAAAAGAAGCGCAATACAGTTAA
- a CDS encoding extracellular solute-binding protein, giving the protein MKKQMNRRSVLKGTAAFGGAALAAPLYSKSALASSGEINILMWSDYLPPAFLEEFEAETGIKVNYTGIGSNEEIINKMKATKGQGFDIVSPTNNRSLQWGPLELLQAFDLNKVNVDAVNPAMMKIGTDAWNFGDSGAHWLPHIWGTEGIAYRTDLWLPEGDAPSYGDVWSEANAGKTMGRAHSMMLGAGLYMEASGEMDAGSVWSAYENEENMRKVWGQITDWCVARKDRIKLIWNDADTQKNGLLNEGVIVGQTWDGPPLALKSAGEPVHYQAPVEGAMAWVDGMSMPVGATNIDQIYAFIEFAYRKEPAGVAIDSHGYNSPVLGADTFSGDVYKKNFAEAYPGDSLANLNPWPAEAPWYADIRTEFVNKFKSA; this is encoded by the coding sequence ATGAAAAAGCAAATGAACCGCCGTAGTGTGCTGAAGGGCACCGCTGCGTTTGGTGGTGCGGCCCTTGCGGCGCCGCTCTATTCAAAAAGCGCACTGGCCTCTTCAGGTGAGATCAACATCTTGATGTGGTCGGATTACCTGCCACCGGCGTTCCTTGAAGAGTTCGAAGCCGAAACCGGAATCAAGGTGAACTACACTGGTATCGGGTCTAACGAAGAAATCATAAACAAGATGAAAGCGACCAAAGGTCAGGGCTTCGATATTGTTAGCCCCACCAACAACCGGTCGCTGCAATGGGGTCCGCTGGAGCTGCTGCAAGCCTTTGACCTGAACAAGGTCAATGTTGACGCGGTGAACCCTGCGATGATGAAGATCGGTACCGACGCTTGGAACTTTGGTGATAGCGGCGCGCATTGGCTACCGCATATCTGGGGTACTGAAGGCATCGCATATCGTACTGATCTGTGGCTGCCTGAAGGTGACGCACCTTCTTATGGGGATGTCTGGTCCGAAGCGAACGCTGGTAAAACCATGGGCCGTGCGCATTCGATGATGCTGGGTGCTGGCCTCTATATGGAAGCGTCCGGTGAGATGGATGCAGGTTCTGTCTGGTCCGCGTATGAGAACGAAGAAAACATGCGCAAGGTCTGGGGTCAGATCACTGATTGGTGTGTGGCACGCAAAGACCGGATCAAACTGATCTGGAACGATGCTGACACGCAAAAGAACGGCCTGTTGAACGAAGGCGTGATTGTTGGCCAAACATGGGATGGCCCACCGCTGGCGCTGAAATCTGCGGGTGAGCCGGTGCATTATCAAGCCCCGGTTGAAGGTGCGATGGCTTGGGTTGACGGCATGTCGATGCCAGTTGGTGCGACTAACATCGATCAGATCTATGCGTTCATCGAATTTGCCTACCGTAAAGAGCCTGCAGGTGTCGCGATTGACAGCCACGGCTATAACTCGCCAGTTCTTGGCGCGGATACGTTCTCGGGCGATGTTTATAAGAAGAACTTTGCCGAAGCCTATCCAGGTGACAGCCTTGCCAATCTGAACCCATGGCCGGCCGAAGCGCCATGGTATGCGGACATCCGGACAGAGTTCGTGAACAAGTTCAAGAGCGCCTGA
- a CDS encoding ABC transporter ATP-binding protein — MSAGVGVDLENLWIRFGDFVAVRDANVHIKGGDFFSFLGPSGCGKTTILRAVSGFLEPSEGNVLIGGNNMKGIGPNKRPTALIFQNLALFPLMKVWENITFSMEIKGASAGERRKRADELLDMIALPDQGDKLPSELSGGQRQRVAIARALCAEPDVLLLDEPLSALDLKLRQHMRTELREIQKRVGITFIYITHDQGEALTMSDDIAVMRAGVIDQIADGKTIYNDPATAFAASFVGENNVFRGKVSKVMGNEVMISTNRSGNLVSRVSTANQGKLKEGDEAMMFIRPEAFALAPDGASGDHFVTATVTHEEFEGNTFNIFTEGDGGKEIKISIPNLGQSFESHTGQPITLEYDSNNAVAVPAGELAAE, encoded by the coding sequence ATGAGTGCTGGAGTAGGCGTCGATCTTGAAAACCTCTGGATCCGCTTTGGGGATTTTGTCGCGGTTCGCGACGCAAACGTACACATCAAAGGGGGCGATTTCTTTTCGTTCTTGGGGCCATCGGGGTGTGGGAAAACCACCATCTTAAGGGCTGTATCTGGATTTTTGGAGCCCTCCGAGGGCAACGTCTTGATCGGCGGCAACAATATGAAAGGCATTGGTCCGAACAAACGGCCAACTGCATTGATCTTTCAAAACCTTGCCCTTTTCCCATTGATGAAAGTCTGGGAAAACATCACATTTTCAATGGAAATCAAAGGTGCCAGTGCCGGTGAGCGTCGCAAACGCGCTGATGAGCTACTGGACATGATTGCTCTGCCTGATCAGGGGGACAAGCTGCCCTCGGAATTGTCTGGCGGTCAACGTCAGCGGGTTGCAATTGCCCGTGCGCTTTGTGCCGAGCCTGATGTGCTATTGCTGGATGAGCCGCTATCAGCGCTTGACCTTAAGCTGCGCCAGCATATGCGGACTGAACTGCGCGAAATTCAAAAACGTGTTGGCATTACCTTTATTTACATCACCCACGATCAGGGCGAAGCGCTGACAATGTCAGACGACATCGCGGTAATGCGTGCTGGTGTGATTGATCAGATTGCCGATGGCAAAACCATCTATAATGATCCTGCAACTGCCTTTGCAGCGTCCTTTGTGGGGGAAAACAATGTTTTCCGCGGTAAGGTGTCTAAGGTGATGGGCAATGAGGTGATGATCTCGACCAATCGCTCAGGCAATTTGGTCTCACGGGTCTCAACGGCCAATCAAGGCAAGTTGAAGGAAGGTGACGAGGCGATGATGTTCATCCGCCCCGAGGCCTTTGCGCTGGCCCCCGATGGCGCCAGTGGTGACCATTTTGTCACTGCGACAGTCACGCATGAAGAGTTTGAGGGCAACACTTTCAATATCTTCACCGAAGGCGACGGCGGCAAAGAGATTAAGATCTCGATCCCGAACCTTGGTCAATCATTTGAATCTCATACCGGTCAGCCGATCACGTTGGAATACGACAGCAACAATGCTGTTGCGGTTCCAGCTGGTGAGCTGGCTGCGGAATAG
- a CDS encoding ABC transporter permease, whose protein sequence is MPGFLKEFLNRNGTGMGLAILGLVLFWTVGLIILPQLSMLDFSFRPNLPPPEIGGPKDVYTLENYKYLIFGPEGGSQNYNVVDLKVFYRTLIAAVFVTIFNLILCYPIAYYLGQSKGNHIRIFALMLIIPYWINEILRAFALRIIFGESGVLNTVLMGLGVFDTPFDFVRNDIALYAGLGYAYILLMIFPIYNVIESLDRNQIEAARDMGASWTRIHRRIVIPYAKPGISSGCTMVFMLSAGALAAPQILGGPSSLWFTQLIYQQFNDNSDWPQGAAYAVVLLVTCILLVLLAMRLFKVNMGDIGK, encoded by the coding sequence ATGCCCGGCTTCCTTAAGGAGTTTTTAAACCGCAACGGCACAGGGATGGGATTGGCAATCCTTGGTCTGGTCCTGTTCTGGACTGTTGGCCTGATCATTCTGCCGCAGTTGTCGATGCTTGATTTCTCATTCCGTCCAAACCTGCCCCCTCCGGAAATTGGTGGGCCAAAGGACGTTTATACGCTTGAGAACTATAAATACTTGATCTTCGGTCCAGAGGGCGGCAGTCAGAATTACAACGTGGTCGACCTCAAGGTGTTTTACCGGACGTTGATTGCGGCGGTTTTTGTCACCATCTTCAACCTGATCTTGTGCTACCCGATCGCTTATTATCTGGGTCAAAGCAAAGGTAACCACATCCGCATTTTTGCGCTGATGCTGATTATTCCTTACTGGATCAACGAGATCTTGCGCGCCTTTGCCTTGCGGATCATCTTTGGTGAAAGTGGCGTGCTGAATACTGTGCTGATGGGGCTTGGTGTGTTTGATACGCCATTTGACTTTGTCCGCAATGACATCGCGCTTTATGCTGGTTTGGGATATGCCTACATTCTGTTGATGATCTTCCCGATCTATAATGTGATCGAAAGTCTTGATCGCAACCAGATCGAAGCGGCACGGGATATGGGGGCCTCTTGGACGCGTATTCACCGGCGGATTGTTATTCCCTATGCCAAACCGGGCATCAGCTCGGGTTGTACCATGGTGTTCATGTTGTCAGCCGGTGCGCTGGCCGCGCCTCAGATCCTTGGGGGGCCGTCCAGTCTGTGGTTTACGCAGCTGATCTATCAGCAGTTCAATGACAACAGTGACTGGCCGCAGGGGGCTGCCTATGCAGTTGTTCTGCTGGTGACCTGTATCTTGCTGGTGCTGCTTGCCATGCGCCTGTTCAAAGTGAACATGGGGGATATTGGCAAATGA
- a CDS encoding ABC transporter permease, producing the protein MSERIIRYSIWIYLAIFFSYLLGPLVIMSITAFNSPTFPRATPWECLTFEWFSALFQDQRILNGIKNSVVVGLGTVILSVSMGLAGALMLTQIWPKMRATYYTIIIAPILIPGVVIGISTLVFWDRVNRMLGLGADSFLSNGLFLTIIGQSTFIASYCLLVLVARLQRYDLALTEAALDLGASHAQAFRKILLPFMRPALASAAVLAFLASFENYNTTTFTFGEYPTLTIELAQKVRYGITPAISALAFIIVALTVFFALINESKIKRKEQVMEARKNATVGELSKGVKVPGFLSGNPAAIVLVLFCFASVAVVGTATAYSPDQCVARVKEQKQIEASERIQELRRKRDEENLKKFKGVFDPDDIAPNEESVPKQDNNSGFSGVFDPNALNGEDGTQDDSDASGGDDSGNSSGFGGVFDPNNLNSE; encoded by the coding sequence ATGAGCGAACGTATCATTCGTTACAGCATCTGGATCTATCTGGCGATTTTCTTCTCCTATCTGCTGGGTCCATTGGTGATCATGTCGATCACCGCGTTCAACTCTCCTACGTTTCCGCGGGCAACACCGTGGGAATGTCTGACTTTTGAATGGTTTTCAGCCCTGTTTCAGGATCAGCGTATTCTGAACGGGATCAAGAACTCTGTGGTTGTGGGGCTTGGGACTGTCATTTTGTCGGTCTCAATGGGTCTGGCAGGGGCGCTTATGCTGACCCAGATCTGGCCAAAAATGCGCGCCACTTACTATACCATCATCATCGCGCCGATTCTTATTCCCGGCGTTGTGATTGGTATCTCGACCTTGGTGTTCTGGGATCGGGTCAACCGTATGTTGGGTCTGGGTGCGGATAGCTTTTTGTCAAACGGCTTGTTCCTGACGATCATTGGTCAATCGACCTTTATCGCCAGCTATTGCTTGTTGGTTCTGGTCGCGCGTTTGCAACGCTATGATCTGGCTCTGACCGAAGCGGCGCTTGATCTGGGGGCCAGCCACGCGCAGGCCTTTCGTAAGATCCTGCTGCCGTTCATGCGGCCGGCGCTTGCGTCTGCAGCGGTACTGGCGTTCCTGGCAAGCTTTGAAAACTACAACACCACCACGTTTACCTTTGGTGAATATCCAACGTTGACGATCGAGCTGGCGCAAAAGGTCCGCTACGGCATCACGCCTGCGATCTCAGCCTTGGCGTTTATCATCGTGGCGCTGACGGTGTTTTTTGCCCTGATCAACGAAAGCAAGATCAAACGCAAAGAGCAGGTCATGGAGGCGCGTAAAAACGCCACCGTGGGTGAGCTGAGTAAAGGGGTGAAAGTTCCCGGTTTCCTGAGCGGTAATCCGGCGGCTATAGTACTGGTGCTGTTTTGTTTTGCGTCGGTGGCAGTGGTTGGTACTGCAACGGCTTATAGCCCTGACCAGTGTGTGGCTCGTGTCAAAGAGCAAAAGCAAATCGAAGCATCCGAGCGTATTCAGGAGTTGCGCCGCAAGCGTGACGAAGAAAACCTGAAGAAGTTCAAAGGTGTCTTTGATCCCGATGATATCGCACCAAATGAGGAAAGCGTTCCTAAGCAGGATAATAATTCCGGGTTTAGCGGTGTCTTTGACCCCAATGCGCTGAATGGCGAGGATGGCACGCAAGACGATAGTGATGCATCTGGGGGTGACGACAGTGGCAACAGTTCGGGCTTTGGTGGGGTGTTTGACCCCAACAACTTGAACTCGGAATAA